The following proteins are encoded in a genomic region of Flexivirga oryzae:
- a CDS encoding FadR/GntR family transcriptional regulator, translating into MRKLSGDARRAVFAPLDDGLVRSEAVVRRLTSAIHLGLLADGEQLPAETALADSLNVSTMTLRDALAELRDRGLVQTRRGRSGGSFVHVDPAVLDDLSRRRLEEIDSSDLRELSDAHSATCGAAARLAAIRASEAELGRLSDIVDNLDAAGDLSDRRRLDTRFCVEMAASSQSVRLTLAEIDIQAECAQFPWPAGDSDIRAAKVATGYREVVTALTARDGNLARSWTEETLAMQSSWLVERHLAMLTSRQRPASQAADDASPAPLTVSP; encoded by the coding sequence ATGCGGAAACTGTCAGGGGACGCTCGCCGCGCGGTGTTCGCACCGCTCGACGACGGATTGGTTCGTAGTGAGGCCGTGGTGCGCCGGTTGACCAGCGCCATCCATCTGGGGCTGCTCGCCGACGGTGAGCAACTTCCGGCGGAGACGGCCCTGGCCGACTCCCTCAACGTCTCGACGATGACGTTGCGTGACGCGCTGGCAGAGCTGCGCGACCGTGGCCTGGTGCAGACGCGGCGCGGCCGGTCCGGCGGGAGTTTCGTGCACGTCGACCCAGCGGTGCTGGACGACCTGTCGCGCCGCCGGCTCGAGGAGATCGACTCCAGCGATCTGCGCGAGCTGTCGGACGCCCACTCGGCCACCTGTGGCGCCGCCGCCCGGCTCGCGGCCATCCGTGCCTCGGAGGCGGAGCTGGGCAGGCTCTCCGACATCGTCGACAACCTGGATGCCGCCGGTGACCTGAGCGATCGGCGGCGGCTCGACACCCGGTTCTGCGTGGAGATGGCGGCGTCCTCCCAGTCGGTCCGCCTCACGCTCGCGGAGATTGACATCCAGGCCGAATGTGCGCAATTCCCCTGGCCGGCAGGCGATTCCGACATACGAGCGGCGAAGGTGGCCACGGGCTACCGGGAGGTGGTGACCGCCCTGACCGCACGCGACGGGAACCTGGCCCGTTCCTGGACGGAGGAGACCCTGGCCATGCAGTCGTCGTGGCTCGTCGAGCGACACCTGGCCATGCTCACCAGCAGGCAGCGCCCGGCCTCCCAGGCCGCCGACGACGCCTCCCCGGCACCTCTCACGGTGTCGCCATGA
- a CDS encoding heterodisulfide reductase-related iron-sulfur binding cluster yields MTELSDRTPREPDALDEPFTPGSAAAAALGLEAFGDTVGSGPPTPSDPKTRAFVEQWRNASYNCFSSGHKFCREVCPVTQVARNDSWTPTAFHANVVALERGELEVEDIAADYVNCTQCGACELRCPNTLFTGDFYRFRTRTVDVVKAVRALAVDKGIHQPGWQTWNERTNDRTHEPVLGDTPVSQEKVRDWAHGLDLPIGGETVLFVDCEAAFYRTSVPRAVAQILQSAGYDFGLMQEQWCCGGPAAEMGYVEQAQRFARHNLDDWRASGTKRILVLDPHDYISFTEDYPKYFGDEYDIEIVLVIEVFAQLIREGKLTPSVPVDRAITYHDPCRLNKRKGIWQEPREILRAIPGLRFEDVDRVTQWSYCSGGGGGLPVEKPELTAAISGLRLEKAAQLDVDTLVSACPWSERPLTAAGDEQDIDVLDLHELLAESLGISVGGSRGELGDKRLAEERSGVPGRARRTRGTGCGGGSCGGGGCGCGSGGCGCGGH; encoded by the coding sequence GTGACCGAGCTTTCCGACCGGACACCGCGCGAACCGGATGCACTGGATGAACCGTTCACACCAGGGTCGGCAGCGGCCGCCGCACTGGGACTCGAAGCGTTCGGGGACACGGTGGGTTCGGGGCCGCCGACCCCGTCCGATCCGAAGACACGAGCGTTCGTCGAGCAGTGGCGCAATGCGTCATACAACTGCTTCTCCTCCGGTCACAAGTTCTGCCGCGAGGTGTGCCCGGTGACCCAGGTCGCCCGCAATGACTCCTGGACCCCGACCGCGTTCCACGCCAACGTTGTCGCGCTCGAACGCGGCGAGTTGGAGGTCGAGGACATCGCCGCCGACTACGTCAACTGCACCCAGTGCGGAGCCTGCGAACTACGCTGTCCCAACACGCTTTTCACCGGTGACTTCTATCGTTTCCGCACCCGGACGGTCGACGTGGTGAAGGCGGTGCGCGCGCTCGCAGTGGACAAGGGGATCCATCAGCCGGGTTGGCAGACCTGGAACGAGCGCACCAACGACCGCACCCACGAACCGGTGCTCGGGGACACTCCGGTCAGCCAGGAGAAGGTGCGCGACTGGGCGCACGGCCTCGACCTGCCGATCGGCGGGGAGACGGTGCTCTTCGTCGACTGCGAGGCGGCCTTCTACCGGACGTCGGTGCCGCGTGCCGTCGCGCAGATCCTGCAGTCGGCCGGTTACGACTTCGGGCTGATGCAGGAGCAGTGGTGCTGCGGTGGTCCCGCGGCGGAGATGGGGTATGTCGAGCAGGCCCAGCGGTTCGCGCGGCACAACCTGGACGACTGGCGGGCATCCGGGACCAAACGGATCCTGGTCCTCGACCCGCACGACTACATCAGTTTCACCGAGGATTACCCGAAGTACTTCGGCGACGAGTACGACATCGAAATCGTCCTGGTCATCGAGGTTTTCGCGCAACTGATCCGCGAGGGGAAGCTCACCCCGAGCGTGCCCGTCGACCGCGCCATCACCTACCACGACCCGTGCCGGCTGAACAAGCGCAAGGGCATCTGGCAGGAGCCGCGGGAGATCCTGCGCGCCATTCCTGGGCTGCGCTTCGAGGACGTCGACCGCGTCACCCAGTGGTCCTACTGCTCCGGCGGCGGTGGTGGGCTACCGGTGGAGAAACCGGAGCTGACCGCTGCGATCAGCGGCCTGCGCCTGGAGAAGGCAGCGCAACTCGACGTCGACACCCTGGTCAGTGCCTGTCCCTGGTCCGAGCGCCCGCTCACCGCGGCTGGTGACGAGCAGGACATCGACGTGCTCGACCTGCACGAGTTGCTGGCCGAGTCACTGGGCATCAGTGTCGGCGGCTCGCGCGGCGAGCTGGGCGACAAGCGCCTCGCCGAGGAACGCAGCGGCGTACCCGGCCGGGCCCGTCGGACCCGCGGCACCGGCTGTGGTGGTGGGAGCTGCGGCGGAGGCGGCTGTGGTTGCGGCAGCGGCGGCTGCGGATGCGGAGGGCACTGA
- a CDS encoding FAD-binding oxidoreductase, translated as MTMTTSALDEVVRALHGVLRDDQILTSKTDRYNRARVPAPFPVHLWSERLPDLAVLPDTTDEVSAVVRITNDLRVPVVPRDGGTGLTDGASPFRGGIVVDLKAMNKVHSLDLDNRTVTVGTGINMLKLNEQLAPHGLFYPDDPASYPCSLVGGRIGTSGWSLIGSRYGHTRDLVLSFDHVLPTGDVMHVGDGGGHQISKSSSGYQLKHLFMGHQGTLGIATEATLKLFPKPEAELSPFWAFDNYDDAYRCVGALARAGVATFAGAVLFDEYKVAYLRRDDEAYIPQPADVRALVCAVMYGYEDEVRAAGRRLFRIAQQHGARYLGDEISEGDWAARHDRYATPLHGRTKDGQVIPMSWHCEDAAVNYTNLPAVSREWHRIVAELRRKTDIFDDWGMFCYTSGNTGVDYLTEIDVGIWEQRLDDEAWALWVGAKRDIAAAALAHGGSISTCHGSCREGEVDLVPQELGRGFDVMLDIKRTLDPNNIMNPGKYQLDRAYDDRGVEGVGR; from the coding sequence ATGACCATGACCACCTCGGCGCTGGACGAGGTCGTCCGGGCGCTGCACGGCGTGCTGCGGGACGACCAGATCCTCACCTCGAAGACCGACCGCTACAACCGCGCCCGGGTGCCGGCGCCGTTCCCGGTGCACCTGTGGTCGGAGCGGCTGCCGGATCTGGCGGTGCTGCCCGACACGACCGACGAGGTTTCGGCCGTGGTCCGGATCACGAACGACCTGCGCGTTCCGGTCGTGCCGCGGGACGGCGGCACCGGCCTGACCGACGGAGCCTCGCCGTTCCGGGGCGGGATCGTCGTCGACCTGAAGGCGATGAACAAGGTGCACTCGCTCGACCTGGACAACCGGACCGTCACCGTCGGCACCGGCATCAACATGCTGAAACTGAACGAGCAGCTCGCACCGCACGGACTGTTCTACCCGGACGACCCCGCGTCATACCCCTGCTCGCTGGTGGGCGGCCGCATCGGCACCAGCGGCTGGTCGCTGATCGGGTCGCGCTACGGGCACACCCGCGACCTGGTGCTCAGCTTCGACCACGTGCTGCCGACCGGCGACGTGATGCACGTGGGCGACGGCGGCGGACACCAGATCAGCAAGTCGTCCAGCGGCTACCAGCTCAAGCACCTCTTCATGGGCCACCAGGGCACCCTCGGGATCGCCACCGAGGCGACGCTGAAGCTCTTCCCCAAGCCGGAGGCGGAGCTGTCCCCGTTCTGGGCGTTCGACAACTACGACGACGCCTACCGGTGCGTCGGCGCGCTCGCCCGCGCCGGTGTCGCGACGTTCGCCGGCGCGGTGCTCTTCGACGAGTACAAGGTGGCCTACCTGCGCCGCGACGACGAGGCGTACATCCCGCAGCCGGCGGACGTGCGCGCGCTGGTGTGCGCGGTGATGTACGGGTACGAGGACGAGGTGCGTGCCGCCGGGCGCCGCCTGTTCCGCATCGCGCAACAACACGGAGCCCGTTACCTGGGCGACGAGATCTCCGAGGGCGACTGGGCCGCCAGGCACGACCGCTACGCGACACCGCTGCACGGGCGCACCAAGGACGGCCAGGTGATCCCGATGAGCTGGCACTGCGAGGACGCCGCGGTCAACTACACCAACCTGCCGGCGGTGTCACGGGAGTGGCACCGGATCGTGGCCGAACTACGCCGCAAGACAGACATTTTCGATGACTGGGGGATGTTCTGCTACACGTCCGGCAACACCGGTGTCGACTACCTGACCGAGATCGACGTCGGCATCTGGGAGCAGCGGTTGGACGACGAGGCGTGGGCGCTGTGGGTCGGCGCCAAGCGGGACATCGCTGCGGCAGCGCTGGCACACGGTGGGTCGATCAGCACCTGTCACGGTTCGTGTCGCGAGGGTGAGGTCGACCTGGTGCCGCAGGAGTTGGGTCGCGGTTTCGACGTGATGCTCGACATCAAACGCACCCTCGACCCGAACAACATCATGAATCCCGGGAAGTACCAACTGGATCGGGCGTATGACGACCGCGGTGTCGAAGGAGTGGGCCGATGA
- the cobT gene encoding nicotinate-nucleotide--dimethylbenzimidazole phosphoribosyltransferase: MPSLSAPSAAIRAEATERLAALATPPGALGRLGEIGVWVAACQGQVPPRPLDNVRLVIFAGDHGVAAHGVSAFPAAITGAMVRTFLSGRAGVNALARAHDVAVRVLDIGVAEDFPDISAQQRAALTAYKIRRGSGAIHLDDALSADETEAALAAGAAVAGEEIAAGAQLLISGDMGIGNTTPAAALVAAALGLPGAEVVGRGTGITDEGLMHKADVIDAALARAGDRTLSPIETLTALGSADLAATTGYLLAAAQHGIPVLLDGLMSVACALTADRIDAGASAWFAAGHRSTEPAQSLALAKLGLEPLLDLGLRLGEGSGAVAAVPLLRSAVALLRDVALLSELEA, encoded by the coding sequence ATGCCTTCGCTGTCCGCGCCCTCCGCCGCCATCCGTGCCGAAGCCACCGAACGGTTGGCCGCCCTGGCCACCCCACCGGGTGCCCTGGGCCGACTCGGCGAGATCGGCGTCTGGGTCGCGGCCTGCCAGGGTCAGGTGCCGCCACGTCCCCTCGACAACGTGCGATTGGTGATCTTCGCCGGTGACCACGGTGTCGCCGCACACGGTGTCTCGGCGTTCCCGGCGGCCATCACCGGTGCGATGGTGCGCACCTTCCTCTCCGGCAGAGCCGGCGTCAACGCCCTCGCCCGCGCACACGACGTCGCGGTCCGAGTGCTGGACATCGGTGTCGCAGAAGACTTCCCGGACATTTCGGCGCAGCAGCGGGCCGCGCTGACGGCATACAAGATCCGCAGGGGAAGCGGCGCCATCCACCTCGACGACGCCCTGAGCGCCGACGAGACGGAGGCGGCGCTCGCCGCCGGGGCTGCTGTGGCCGGCGAGGAGATCGCGGCGGGTGCGCAGCTCCTGATCAGCGGCGACATGGGGATCGGCAACACCACGCCGGCGGCCGCACTGGTGGCCGCCGCACTGGGCCTGCCCGGTGCGGAGGTGGTCGGGCGCGGCACCGGGATCACCGACGAGGGCCTGATGCACAAGGCGGACGTGATCGACGCCGCGCTCGCCCGTGCCGGCGACCGCACGCTCAGCCCGATCGAGACGCTCACCGCGCTCGGCAGCGCCGACCTCGCCGCGACCACGGGATACCTGCTGGCAGCTGCACAGCACGGCATACCAGTGCTGTTGGACGGCCTGATGAGTGTGGCGTGCGCGCTGACCGCCGACCGGATCGATGCCGGCGCGTCCGCGTGGTTCGCCGCCGGCCACCGCTCCACCGAACCGGCACAGTCCCTCGCGCTCGCGAAACTGGGGCTCGAGCCGCTTCTGGACCTGGGACTCCGGCTCGGTGAGGGCTCGGGAGCCGTCGCCGCTGTCCCACTTCTGCGCAGCGCCGTGGCGCTACTGCGCGACGTCGCCCTGCTGTCCGAGCTCGAAGCCTGA
- a CDS encoding adenosylcobinamide-GDP ribazoletransferase gives MLLDAWRLAVGTLTAVRVRPPANVDRRTAGTAMVIAPLAALPLGAAVSVVALLGHWLHLSTLVTALLAVGAVVLGNRAFHLDGLSDTVDGLAASFDRERSLAVMKTGTSGPAGVAAVVLAMGLQAAGLAALFGRNHWWQAAILAGLVVCASRAALAMCCVRGVPPARPDGLGHTYTETVPVPVAALVWVIVAVVLAAAGGWAGLAWWRGAVAAVPALVVVGVVLRRAVQRFGGVTGDVFGATVELSLVALLVALS, from the coding sequence ATGTTGCTCGACGCCTGGCGTCTCGCCGTCGGGACGCTGACCGCCGTTCGCGTCCGGCCCCCGGCGAACGTGGATCGCCGCACGGCCGGCACCGCCATGGTCATCGCACCGCTCGCCGCCCTGCCGCTCGGAGCAGCCGTCTCCGTCGTGGCGCTGCTCGGGCACTGGCTCCACCTTTCGACGTTGGTCACCGCGCTCCTCGCGGTCGGCGCCGTCGTCCTCGGAAATCGCGCCTTCCACCTGGACGGGCTCTCCGACACGGTGGACGGTCTGGCGGCGTCGTTCGATCGCGAACGGTCCCTCGCGGTGATGAAGACCGGCACCTCCGGGCCCGCAGGGGTTGCCGCCGTCGTCCTCGCGATGGGCTTGCAGGCAGCCGGTCTGGCAGCGCTGTTCGGGCGGAATCACTGGTGGCAGGCGGCGATCCTCGCCGGACTCGTGGTGTGTGCGTCGCGTGCGGCACTCGCGATGTGCTGCGTCCGTGGCGTGCCACCGGCCCGCCCGGACGGTCTCGGGCACACCTACACCGAGACGGTTCCTGTGCCCGTGGCCGCGCTCGTCTGGGTGATCGTTGCGGTCGTGCTCGCTGCCGCGGGCGGCTGGGCCGGGCTGGCCTGGTGGCGCGGCGCCGTCGCGGCGGTGCCGGCGCTGGTCGTGGTGGGTGTCGTGCTGCGCCGGGCGGTTCAGCGGTTCGGCGGGGTCACCGGTGACGTGTTCGGGGCGACCGTGGAGCTTTCGCTGGTCGCTCTCCTCGTGGCGCTGTCCTGA
- a CDS encoding bifunctional adenosylcobinamide kinase/adenosylcobinamide-phosphate guanylyltransferase — protein MKTLITGGVRSGKSRHAEALLAQYPSVTYVAPGPTPAEDADPDWAARIAEHRRRRPAGWVTLETRDLVAALGVEGPVVVDCLGTWLTAALDERSLWDASSEAATMAVRVLLDDAKAALAKRDQVVLVTNEVGLGVVPAHRSGRLFRDLLGLVNQEIAAECDEVHLVVAGRVLVL, from the coding sequence GTGAAGACCCTGATCACCGGCGGGGTCCGCTCCGGCAAGTCCCGGCATGCCGAGGCCCTGCTGGCGCAGTACCCATCCGTCACGTATGTCGCCCCCGGGCCGACGCCGGCCGAGGACGCCGACCCGGACTGGGCCGCCCGGATCGCCGAGCACCGCCGCCGCCGACCGGCCGGGTGGGTCACCCTCGAGACCCGTGACCTGGTGGCAGCCCTCGGCGTCGAGGGGCCGGTCGTCGTGGACTGCCTCGGGACCTGGCTGACCGCTGCGCTGGACGAGCGCTCGCTCTGGGACGCGTCGAGCGAGGCCGCGACGATGGCCGTGCGGGTTCTGCTCGATGACGCGAAAGCCGCACTGGCGAAACGGGATCAGGTTGTTCTGGTCACCAACGAGGTCGGTCTCGGAGTGGTGCCCGCGCATCGCTCCGGCCGGCTCTTCCGCGACCTGCTCGGTCTGGTCAATCAGGAGATCGCCGCGGAGTGCGACGAGGTGCACCTCGTCGTCGCCGGCCGAGTGCTGGTGCTGTGA